A genomic region of Chloracidobacterium sp. contains the following coding sequences:
- a CDS encoding DUF1800 domain-containing protein yields MNKHNRVTRKLAAAGLMTVLLAPVISVKGEKRAYTKLTEEQKIIHVLNRLGFGARPGEVDKVRAIGLQKFIDQQLDPASIKDDVLEAKVRDLEAFNLSTSELFAKYPNPGALLRQLGGNRGQQPAQNVDEMGEAERRDRQRKLREYYQKYDLRPANTLLPQISTNRVLRAVYSERQLQEVMVDFWQNHFNVFAGKAAVRWYIPSYERDVIRKNALGNFKDLVVGTAQHPAMLFYLDNFESMSPNAQVRGQGREGQRLQQFMRNGGQLTPQMRERIRRQTGATDSEIEGRIRQMRSDQQPGQARQRRGINENYARELMELHTLGVDGGYTQKDIVEVAKCFTGWTIADPRGYRSAAANEINGTENRRIARLQRMAGVPDDIESGEFYFNRNWHEGGAKTVLGERVDEGGVGDGLKVIDILVAHPSTAKFIARKLAVKFVSDTPSEALVGRVAEAFSKSKGDIKVTLRALFTDKDFFAPENYRAKIKSPFELAVSSIRALGAETVGGPAMLGMLTKLGEVPYGYQAPTGYPDTAEDWVNTGALLERLNFAVAIASNRIPGTRVDLRGFDPKDKRRMLDVAIEQLLDGDISQTTRATLLKQVAQPLPEVKAPAELDDGLTVDNMRGGQQGGRNRQVRLLEPSGDPEVFKVVSLVLGTPEFQRQ; encoded by the coding sequence ATGAACAAGCATAACAGGGTGACGCGCAAACTTGCGGCCGCCGGTCTCATGACGGTTTTACTGGCTCCCGTGATCTCGGTAAAGGGCGAAAAACGGGCCTATACGAAGCTCACGGAGGAACAGAAGATCATTCATGTGCTAAATCGGCTTGGTTTCGGTGCCCGACCGGGTGAGGTTGATAAGGTGAGGGCTATCGGCCTGCAGAAATTCATCGATCAACAGCTCGATCCGGCGTCGATCAAGGATGATGTCTTGGAGGCCAAGGTTAGAGATCTCGAGGCATTTAACCTGTCGACCTCTGAACTTTTTGCGAAATATCCGAATCCGGGCGCCCTGTTGCGGCAATTAGGCGGTAATCGCGGGCAACAGCCCGCCCAGAACGTTGACGAGATGGGTGAGGCCGAGAGGCGTGATCGCCAGCGAAAACTTCGCGAGTATTACCAGAAATACGATCTGAGACCGGCGAATACGCTGCTGCCACAGATCTCGACAAACAGGGTGCTGCGGGCCGTGTATTCCGAGCGGCAGCTTCAGGAGGTGATGGTCGATTTTTGGCAGAACCACTTTAACGTGTTTGCCGGCAAGGCGGCTGTCCGTTGGTATATTCCAAGCTACGAACGCGACGTCATTCGGAAGAACGCCCTTGGCAATTTCAAAGACCTTGTCGTCGGTACCGCACAGCACCCGGCGATGCTGTTCTATCTCGATAATTTCGAATCGATGTCGCCAAACGCTCAAGTTCGTGGTCAGGGTCGCGAAGGACAGCGGTTACAGCAGTTTATGCGGAATGGCGGACAGTTGACTCCGCAGATGCGAGAGCGTATCCGTCGACAGACCGGTGCCACTGATTCTGAGATCGAGGGACGAATTCGGCAGATGCGGAGCGATCAACAACCCGGACAGGCGCGACAGCGTCGCGGAATTAATGAGAATTATGCCCGCGAGCTGATGGAACTCCATACACTTGGCGTTGACGGCGGCTATACGCAGAAGGACATCGTCGAAGTTGCCAAATGCTTTACCGGCTGGACGATCGCTGACCCGCGCGGTTATCGGAGCGCGGCTGCAAACGAGATCAACGGAACGGAGAACCGCCGGATCGCACGCCTACAGCGAATGGCGGGCGTGCCTGACGATATCGAGAGCGGTGAATTCTATTTCAACCGCAACTGGCACGAGGGCGGGGCAAAGACTGTCCTTGGCGAGAGAGTGGACGAAGGCGGTGTCGGAGATGGCCTGAAGGTCATCGATATCCTAGTTGCCCATCCATCAACGGCGAAGTTCATCGCGCGAAAACTGGCAGTGAAGTTTGTGAGCGACACCCCGAGCGAGGCACTCGTCGGCCGGGTGGCGGAGGCCTTCAGCAAGTCGAAGGGCGATATCAAGGTAACGTTGAGGGCGTTGTTTACGGACAAGGATTTTTTTGCCCCTGAAAACTACAGAGCGAAGATCAAGTCACCGTTTGAGCTTGCTGTGAGTTCGATCCGGGCGCTCGGTGCTGAGACTGTCGGCGGCCCTGCAATGCTGGGAATGCTTACGAAGCTAGGCGAGGTGCCGTACGGCTATCAGGCCCCGACCGGGTATCCGGACACTGCTGAGGATTGGGTGAATACGGGTGCTTTGCTCGAGAGGTTAAATTTCGCCGTTGCGATCGCAAGCAACCGAATTCCCGGAACTCGCGTCGATCTCAGGGGGTTCGATCCGAAAGACAAGCGACGGATGCTTGACGTAGCTATCGAACAATTGCTTGATGGGGACATCTCGCAGACAACGCGGGCAACGTTGCTCAAACAGGTCGCACAACCATTACCGGAGGTCAAAGCACCGGCCGAGTTGGACGATGGGTTGACCGTAGATAATATGCGGGGTGGACAGCAGGGCGGTCGAAATCGACAGGTTCGGCTACTCGAACCGAGCGGTGATCCAGAAGTATTTAAGGTTGTGAGCCTGGTGCTCGGCACGCCCGAGTTTCAGCGACAGTAA
- the tnpA gene encoding IS200/IS605 family transposase: protein MARTHTNLLSHIVFSTQGFLPLIPIEIRAELFAYIGGLVRELKGKAIIVNGVVDHVHLLILLPPTVSISDAMRFVKANSSRWMKERFGIKFAWQKGFGAFSVSRSNVDAVAKYIKDQERHHHEFDFKTEFVSLLDKHCVDYDERYLWD from the coding sequence ATGGCACGCACGCACACAAATCTATTGAGTCACATTGTTTTCAGCACGCAAGGTTTTCTCCCGTTGATCCCAATTGAGATCCGCGCGGAGTTGTTTGCATATATCGGCGGACTCGTCCGGGAGCTAAAAGGCAAAGCGATAATCGTCAACGGCGTAGTCGATCATGTGCATCTGCTGATCCTGTTGCCGCCAACCGTATCTATCTCCGACGCAATGCGGTTCGTTAAAGCCAATTCATCACGCTGGATGAAAGAGCGGTTCGGGATCAAGTTCGCGTGGCAAAAGGGCTTCGGCGCATTTAGCGTGTCGCGGTCGAACGTCGATGCCGTCGCCAAATACATCAAGGACCAGGAACGCCACCACCATGAATTTGACTTCAAAACCGAATTCGTCTCGCTCTTGGACAAACACTGCGTGGATTACGATGAACGATATTTATGGGATTGA
- a CDS encoding DUF2283 domain-containing protein, with protein sequence MKINYYPETDSLYIDLSHRPSAESREVSDGVVLDYDEAGNLVGIDIDHASTKLAMNEIVLGRLPAATELVPA encoded by the coding sequence ATGAAGATCAATTATTATCCGGAAACCGATTCGCTCTATATCGATCTTTCGCACAGGCCGAGTGCCGAGAGCCGCGAGGTGTCTGACGGCGTAGTGCTCGATTATGACGAAGCGGGCAACCTGGTCGGCATCGACATCGACCACGCCAGCACAAAGCTCGCCATGAACGAAATAGTCCTCGGCCGCCTGCCTGCGGCGACCGAACTTGTGCCTGCGTGA
- a CDS encoding dicarboxylate/amino acid:cation symporter has protein sequence MSEQETGKLSGDDYERDMATDLDDKTPDKPRGMALHTKILLGLLVGVIAGVLANQIWGGSHPNVMWTIANITQPIGTLFLNLLLMIVVPLVFSSLIVGIAGIGDIRKLGRIGIKSFAYCLIISAISVVIGLGLANTIRPGERLAPEVKAQLEQRYSSDAASRTEAQKKADEAAKSDSPLMQAVKTIVPKSVFNSIAGENPNMLHIMFFALMIGVAITLLPAPVSSPFVAVMDSVFAITSKIIDIIMKFAPYAVACLIFSNIAVFGLELLRSLGWFVATVLLGLGLHFFGVYSLSVWFLSRISPIEFFKRVRTVIVTAFSTSSSNATLPTALRVSNENLGVPKEINSFVLTVGATANQNGTALYEGVTVLFIAQLAGVPLTLSVQLMVVYMAILGGIGTAGVPSGSIPFIIGILAMIGIDPALIAIILGVDRILDMCRTTLNVVGDITAATFVARSEGHELLRTSESAGIG, from the coding sequence ATGAGCGAACAGGAAACAGGAAAACTGTCGGGTGACGACTACGAACGCGATATGGCGACTGACCTCGACGACAAGACGCCGGACAAACCACGCGGCATGGCCCTCCACACTAAGATCCTTCTTGGCCTCTTGGTGGGCGTCATTGCAGGAGTCTTAGCCAATCAGATATGGGGTGGTTCTCACCCAAACGTGATGTGGACAATAGCGAATATCACGCAGCCCATCGGCACGCTCTTTCTTAATCTCCTTTTGATGATCGTTGTTCCGCTGGTGTTCTCGTCGCTTATCGTCGGGATCGCTGGTATAGGCGACATTCGAAAACTCGGCCGCATTGGCATCAAATCGTTTGCATACTGCCTCATCATTTCTGCGATCTCGGTCGTGATCGGCCTCGGGTTGGCAAATACTATCCGGCCCGGCGAACGTCTCGCACCCGAAGTCAAGGCACAACTCGAACAGAGATACTCCAGCGACGCGGCGTCGCGTACCGAGGCACAGAAGAAAGCCGATGAGGCTGCAAAAAGTGATTCGCCGCTGATGCAAGCAGTAAAGACGATCGTACCCAAGAGTGTATTCAACTCGATCGCAGGTGAGAATCCGAACATGCTGCATATTATGTTCTTTGCACTTATGATCGGAGTGGCGATCACGCTGCTGCCGGCACCGGTATCCTCGCCGTTCGTCGCGGTGATGGATTCAGTCTTTGCAATAACATCAAAGATCATCGACATCATCATGAAGTTCGCTCCATACGCGGTAGCGTGCTTGATCTTCAGTAATATCGCGGTATTCGGACTTGAGTTGCTGCGATCGCTCGGGTGGTTCGTAGCGACGGTCCTGCTCGGCCTGGGACTGCACTTTTTTGGTGTCTATTCTCTTTCTGTCTGGTTCCTGTCGCGGATCAGTCCGATCGAATTCTTCAAGCGCGTCCGCACGGTGATCGTAACTGCGTTCTCAACCTCGTCTTCTAATGCGACACTGCCGACGGCACTGCGAGTGTCAAACGAGAACCTCGGTGTTCCCAAGGAGATAAATAGCTTTGTTCTCACTGTTGGGGCGACCGCAAACCAGAACGGCACGGCACTCTACGAGGGCGTGACAGTGCTCTTCATCGCACAGTTGGCCGGCGTTCCGCTGACGCTCAGCGTGCAACTCATGGTCGTTTATATGGCAATTCTCGGTGGTATCGGAACGGCGGGCGTTCCGTCGGGCTCGATCCCATTCATCATCGGCATTCTCGCCATGATAGGTATCGACCCGGCCCTGATCGCAATTATCCTCGGCGTGGACAGGATCCTCGATATGTGCCGCACGACGTTGAACGTAGTTGGCGACATTACGGCCGCAACGTTTGTCGCCAGGAGCGAAGGCCACGAATTACTTCGAACGTCTGAGAGTGCAGGGATCGGTTAA
- a CDS encoding VWA domain-containing protein produces MRFWIQAAIFGLVVIITAVGFLPVADARRSQLDVPINWATSPSPTPPPIDDDEVIKIDAEVVNVLFTAQDNNRRLLTTLRQEDVRLLENDQPQEITTFSRQVDLPLSLAILIDVSASQERTLPEEKAAAISFLETVIRPSKDEVCVISFTGDATLEQGMTNNLARLRRSIDSVRFVPPSGYIGGGVLAGGTPPISGDNQMAQGSTAIWDAIWVTSDEILGPAPERTRRAIILLSDGVNTYGKKKLDDAVQAALRSEATIYSVGIGDDFYSGVDKGTLRKISERTGGRAYFPRDERELRDAFRQIQDEMRSQYLIAYEPSNQQRDGSYRRIQVQIANPQLVKEKVKLTHRQGYFAQTATKK; encoded by the coding sequence ATGCGTTTTTGGATTCAAGCCGCAATTTTTGGTCTTGTCGTGATAATAACGGCCGTCGGCTTTTTGCCGGTAGCCGATGCAAGACGCTCACAGCTAGACGTGCCGATAAACTGGGCAACTTCGCCCTCGCCGACGCCGCCTCCGATCGACGATGACGAGGTCATTAAGATCGATGCCGAGGTTGTGAATGTACTGTTCACCGCACAGGACAATAATAGGCGATTATTGACAACACTCAGGCAGGAAGATGTCAGGTTGCTAGAGAATGACCAACCTCAGGAGATCACCACGTTCTCGCGTCAGGTTGACTTGCCGTTAAGCCTCGCGATCCTGATCGACGTTAGCGCATCGCAGGAGCGCACGCTGCCGGAGGAAAAGGCTGCCGCGATCTCGTTTCTCGAGACCGTGATCCGGCCGTCGAAGGATGAGGTCTGCGTGATCTCATTTACCGGCGACGCAACGCTCGAGCAGGGCATGACGAATAACCTCGCCCGACTTCGCCGATCGATCGACAGTGTCCGGTTTGTTCCGCCATCAGGATATATTGGCGGCGGCGTCCTGGCTGGCGGCACGCCACCTATCTCGGGTGATAATCAAATGGCGCAGGGGTCTACGGCGATCTGGGATGCGATCTGGGTAACTTCTGATGAGATACTGGGGCCCGCACCGGAACGCACGCGGCGCGCGATCATTCTTCTCTCTGACGGAGTCAATACTTACGGAAAGAAGAAACTGGACGATGCGGTGCAGGCCGCCCTTCGATCCGAGGCGACGATATATTCAGTCGGTATCGGTGATGATTTCTATAGCGGCGTAGATAAGGGCACTCTGCGGAAGATCTCAGAGCGAACCGGCGGCCGAGCCTACTTTCCCCGTGATGAGCGTGAGCTCAGGGATGCCTTCCGGCAGATCCAGGATGAAATGCGGTCGCAGTATCTCATAGCCTACGAACCCTCAAATCAGCAGCGTGACGGTTCATATCGCCGTATTCAGGTTCAGATCGCGAATCCTCAGCTGGTGAAGGAGAAGGTAAAGCTCACCCATCGACAAGGCTATTTTGCGCAAACGGCAACAAAGAAATAG
- a CDS encoding VWA domain-containing protein has protein sequence MKRSIGLFAILLSLAVAAAAQQPSPTPPGDDTGATKVFEVRLPVTVTDKKQLITGLGRSDFLVFEDGQPQEVTFFSDEKTNPPVYVGVLMDTSPSTAGKLGFSKEAAANFLYSVVRLRKDKAAFMTFDHEINLVQDFTDKLDLLQRAVDKVKKTGSQTALYDAVWQFADEKLRNVPGRRVIVVITDGDDTFSRADLKDAIDLAQRTETTIFGISTKAGFLGTVPGVDAGTVKDRGDRTLTELCEQTGGEAFFTGDMLALEKAFKKISDELRTQYLITYKPGDQSYDGRTRKIEVRLADKDKAGKYKLRTKTSYRAIRDSLK, from the coding sequence ATGAAGCGTTCTATCGGTTTATTCGCCATTTTGCTCTCGCTCGCGGTAGCTGCGGCCGCCCAGCAACCGTCGCCGACGCCGCCGGGTGACGATACAGGAGCGACCAAGGTCTTTGAGGTCCGTCTGCCTGTGACCGTAACGGACAAGAAACAGTTGATAACGGGCCTGGGTCGTAGCGACTTTCTTGTTTTTGAGGACGGCCAGCCTCAGGAGGTCACATTCTTCTCGGACGAAAAGACCAATCCACCCGTTTACGTCGGCGTCCTGATGGACACCTCTCCATCGACCGCCGGCAAGCTTGGATTCTCAAAGGAAGCCGCGGCAAACTTTCTATACTCGGTCGTCCGCCTTCGCAAAGACAAGGCCGCGTTCATGACCTTTGACCACGAGATCAACCTCGTCCAGGACTTTACCGATAAGCTTGATCTGCTGCAGCGGGCTGTCGACAAGGTCAAGAAGACCGGCTCGCAAACGGCCCTCTACGATGCTGTTTGGCAGTTTGCTGATGAGAAGCTCCGGAATGTTCCGGGCCGACGCGTGATCGTCGTGATCACTGACGGAGATGACACATTCAGCCGAGCCGACCTGAAGGATGCGATCGACCTTGCCCAACGGACTGAAACGACGATCTTTGGCATCTCCACCAAGGCCGGTTTTCTCGGCACTGTTCCCGGCGTTGATGCCGGCACGGTAAAGGACCGCGGCGACCGAACGCTCACGGAACTTTGCGAGCAGACAGGCGGAGAAGCCTTTTTTACCGGTGACATGCTCGCCCTCGAAAAAGCATTCAAGAAGATCTCTGACGAGCTTCGGACACAGTATCTGATCACGTACAAACCGGGTGACCAGAGCTATGACGGACGCACAAGAAAAATTGAGGTCCGTCTCGCCGACAAAGACAAGGCCGGCAAGTATAAGTTACGAACCAAAACGAGTTACCGGGCCATTCGCGACAGTCTGAAGTAG
- a CDS encoding serine hydrolase, which yields MMKSRQKAVFLLLSALLLVRGVAGQAMVPDAERFRLAAEYSRENQGVSMLVIKGEKVVFEDAALDLVKDIPWMLASGTKSFSGVMCAAAIDDKLISGYDEKVADTITEWKNDARRSKVTIRQLLSLTSGIDAGQIMVVPTYADSIASPATYEPGTHFEYGPVPFQIFGEVMTRKLLSRKETVMTYLKRRILDPIGMNVSHWRSFDDQPLLPQGLVLRASEWAKFGVLLRDRGKWKGKQIVSAKLLDELLIGSNANPAYGLTFWLNADGIGPSGGSRPGISGDIGMKKVSEIPDVYMAAGAGNQRLYIIPSHDLVVVRFGIFGGFDDREFISRLLAGK from the coding sequence ATGATGAAAAGCCGTCAGAAGGCCGTGTTTTTATTGCTCTCTGCGTTGTTGCTCGTTCGCGGTGTCGCCGGGCAGGCGATGGTGCCCGACGCCGAGAGATTTCGGCTCGCGGCAGAATATTCACGCGAGAACCAAGGCGTATCGATGCTCGTGATCAAGGGCGAGAAGGTCGTATTTGAGGATGCGGCTCTCGATCTTGTCAAGGATATTCCATGGATGCTGGCGAGTGGGACGAAATCGTTCTCAGGGGTGATGTGTGCAGCCGCGATCGACGACAAGCTGATCTCGGGTTATGACGAGAAAGTTGCGGATACGATCACCGAATGGAAGAACGATGCCCGTAGATCAAAGGTAACGATCCGCCAACTTCTATCACTGACAAGCGGCATTGATGCAGGGCAGATCATGGTTGTTCCCACTTACGCCGATTCGATCGCGTCACCGGCGACATACGAACCAGGCACACATTTTGAGTATGGCCCTGTGCCATTTCAGATCTTTGGGGAGGTGATGACTCGGAAGCTGCTGTCGCGAAAGGAGACGGTTATGACATATCTCAAACGCCGTATCCTTGACCCGATAGGCATGAATGTTTCGCACTGGAGATCGTTCGATGATCAACCGCTGCTGCCGCAGGGCCTGGTCTTGCGGGCGAGCGAATGGGCAAAGTTCGGCGTGCTGCTTCGGGATCGCGGCAAATGGAAAGGAAAGCAGATCGTCAGTGCAAAATTACTCGATGAACTCCTGATCGGCTCCAATGCGAATCCCGCCTACGGGTTGACCTTTTGGCTGAACGCTGACGGGATCGGGCCGTCGGGCGGTTCTCGCCCGGGCATCTCGGGTGATATCGGCATGAAGAAGGTAAGCGAGATTCCCGACGTCTATATGGCTGCCGGAGCAGGGAACCAACGGCTTTACATCATTCCGTCACATGATTTGGTTGTTGTCAGATTCGGTATATTTGGCGGGTTCGACGACCGCGAATTCATCTCAAGGCTGCTGGCCGGGAAGTGA
- a CDS encoding RNA polymerase sigma factor, which yields MTTETLNFPVFRSEQGVSSDEVKFFLDGSIADVEKADDKQLARAASNGDIGSFEELYKRHHRRVYSICLRMLQNTSEAEDLTQDVFIQLYRKIGSFRGDSAFTTWLHRMTVNQVLMHFRKRSVKLEKTTEEGETPDQVVTGTGDPHKMQIVDKIALDNAIEQLPTGYKSVFVLHDVQGFEHEEVARILGCSVGTSKSQLHKARLKLQKLLKKKANPRLVSVDA from the coding sequence ATGACTACAGAGACCTTAAACTTTCCGGTGTTCCGCAGCGAGCAGGGTGTGAGTTCGGACGAGGTCAAATTCTTTCTCGACGGTTCGATCGCCGACGTCGAAAAGGCCGATGACAAACAATTGGCACGTGCTGCCTCAAATGGCGACATCGGCTCCTTCGAGGAGCTCTACAAGCGGCACCACAGGCGTGTCTATTCGATCTGCCTCAGGATGCTGCAAAACACCAGCGAGGCCGAAGACCTGACGCAGGACGTTTTCATCCAGCTCTATCGCAAGATCGGCTCGTTCCGCGGCGACTCGGCATTCACGACGTGGCTCCACCGCATGACCGTCAACCAGGTGCTGATGCACTTTCGCAAACGGTCGGTCAAGCTTGAAAAAACGACCGAAGAAGGCGAAACGCCCGACCAGGTCGTGACCGGCACCGGCGACCCGCACAAGATGCAGATCGTCGATAAGATCGCCCTCGATAACGCGATCGAGCAGTTGCCGACCGGCTACAAGAGCGTCTTTGTCCTGCACGACGTTCAGGGCTTTGAACACGAAGAGGTCGCCCGAATTCTCGGCTGCTCCGTCGGCACCTCAAAGAGCCAGCTTCACAAGGCCCGGCTCAAGCTGCAGAAGCTGCTCAAAAAGAAGGCCAACCCACGCCTCGTCAGCGTTGACGCGTAG
- a CDS encoding rhomboid family intramembrane serine protease — MFPIGDDNSDRRITPVVNWAIIAVNVLVFLLLQQLGSNDGFSYAFSLVPREITTGTDLTGVQVIRDSFGNIGQVTHYATPLPVYFNFLSSMFMHGDIMHIFGNMMFLFVFGDNLEDVLGHIRYLLFYLVCGVGAAIAQIAMDTSSIIPMLGASGAISGVLGGYLLLFPRNEVRAIVFNFLTTIPAYVALGVWIVYQLVVGYLTPAGTGGVAYAAHIGGFVAGLALIKIFAIGRRRASLPGQQP, encoded by the coding sequence ATGTTTCCAATTGGTGATGACAATTCTGACCGGAGGATCACGCCAGTCGTCAATTGGGCGATAATTGCGGTCAATGTTCTGGTCTTTCTTTTGCTGCAGCAACTCGGGAGCAACGACGGATTCTCATACGCGTTCTCGCTTGTTCCGAGGGAGATCACTACCGGTACTGATCTGACGGGTGTCCAAGTCATTCGTGACTCATTCGGCAACATCGGCCAGGTGACGCATTATGCCACGCCGCTGCCCGTATACTTCAATTTCCTAAGCTCGATGTTCATGCATGGCGACATCATGCACATTTTCGGGAACATGATGTTTCTGTTCGTGTTCGGCGACAATCTTGAGGATGTGCTCGGGCACATTCGCTATTTGCTGTTCTATCTCGTGTGCGGTGTTGGTGCAGCCATTGCGCAGATCGCAATGGACACGAGTTCGATAATACCGATGCTCGGCGCATCAGGGGCTATATCAGGAGTTCTTGGCGGCTATCTCTTGCTGTTTCCGCGAAACGAGGTTCGAGCGATCGTCTTTAATTTCCTAACAACAATACCAGCCTATGTGGCCCTCGGCGTGTGGATCGTTTATCAACTTGTCGTCGGATATCTCACACCCGCAGGAACCGGCGGCGTCGCATATGCCGCCCATATCGGCGGATTTGTCGCAGGATTAGCTCTGATCAAGATTTTTGCGATCGGCCGGCGGCGAGCATCACTTCCCGGCCAGCAGCCTTGA
- a CDS encoding histidine phosphatase family protein: MKAQIFAFLAFSLLLLLLAGLAHGQTKTIVLVRHAEKDTTIADDPDPDLSPAGRDRAVRLEAAVRRYRPYVLFATSTARARRTIEEVAARRKKVIQTYDPAQHVELVTNIIASKRRHFLIAGHSNTIPFLANLFAQKEIFRQLPDAEYGVIYVVKLKNGVFRKLEVYGY; the protein is encoded by the coding sequence ATGAAAGCTCAAATATTTGCCTTTCTGGCCTTCTCGCTTCTCCTGCTATTGTTGGCCGGGTTGGCCCATGGCCAAACAAAGACGATCGTGCTCGTCCGGCACGCGGAGAAGGACACAACGATCGCAGACGACCCCGATCCTGACCTTTCACCGGCGGGACGTGACAGGGCCGTGCGGCTTGAGGCGGCCGTGAGAAGGTATAGGCCATATGTGCTGTTTGCAACGTCGACGGCGAGGGCCCGGCGGACGATCGAGGAGGTTGCCGCTCGTCGAAAAAAGGTGATACAAACCTACGACCCCGCCCAACATGTAGAACTTGTAACGAATATCATCGCCAGCAAACGCCGCCATTTCCTTATTGCCGGACACAGCAATACGATTCCATTCCTTGCTAATTTATTCGCCCAAAAGGAGATCTTCCGCCAGTTGCCTGACGCTGAATACGGCGTAATCTATGTCGTGAAGCTAAAGAACGGTGTGTTCCGAAAGCTCGAGGTCTATGGGTACTAA
- a CDS encoding phosphomannomutase/phosphoglucomutase, translated as MDPHIFREYDIRGIVGRHLTDETVAVLGRAIGTFFRQNRATRIAIGYDARESSPRFCELLTAGFNAVGCDAVLIGMVPTPVLYHTVFTRDVDGGVMITGSHNPPDHNGFKICLGKAALFGSQIQQIKEIAQAETRAVASVPDPQQLGKAETIDVLAEYCRDIVSRITLGDRRIKAVVDAGNGMGGVTAVPVFEALGVEMVKLYTEPDSTFPNHHPDPTVEENLADTIAKVLETKADLGIAFDGDGDRIGVVDETGRIIWGDELMVLFSRAILQNTPGATIIAEVKCSQRLFDDIASHGGNAIMWKAGHSLIKAKMKETNAALAGEMSGHIFFADRFYGFDDATYAACRVLEILSKTDKPLSELLADLPPTFSTPELRVDCPDEAKFDVVNRVAKHFTATHEVITIDGARILFDHGWGLVRASNTQAILVLRFEADSPEALNEIRETVESQLAVALGRPKT; from the coding sequence ATGGACCCGCATATATTCAGAGAATACGACATTCGCGGCATCGTCGGGAGGCATCTGACGGACGAAACGGTTGCCGTCCTGGGCCGCGCGATCGGCACGTTTTTTCGGCAGAATAGAGCAACGCGCATCGCCATCGGATACGACGCACGCGAGAGCAGCCCGCGGTTTTGTGAGCTGCTGACGGCCGGTTTTAACGCTGTCGGCTGCGACGCGGTGCTGATCGGGATGGTGCCGACGCCGGTGCTGTATCACACGGTCTTCACACGCGACGTGGACGGCGGCGTGATGATCACCGGCTCACATAATCCGCCCGACCACAACGGCTTCAAGATCTGCCTCGGCAAAGCCGCCCTCTTTGGCTCGCAAATACAACAAATAAAAGAGATAGCACAGGCGGAAACACGAGCGGTAGCGAGCGTGCCCGATCCCCAACAACTCGGGAAGGCTGAAACCATCGACGTCCTCGCCGAATACTGCCGCGATATCGTTTCGCGGATCACGCTCGGCGACCGGCGAATCAAGGCCGTCGTCGATGCCGGCAACGGCATGGGGGGCGTCACGGCGGTGCCGGTTTTTGAGGCGTTGGGCGTCGAGATGGTCAAGCTCTACACCGAGCCCGACTCGACATTTCCCAACCATCACCCCGACCCGACGGTCGAAGAGAACCTCGCCGACACGATCGCTAAAGTATTGGAAACAAAAGCCGATCTGGGCATTGCGTTCGATGGTGACGGCGACCGCATCGGCGTCGTTGACGAGACTGGCCGCATCATCTGGGGCGACGAACTGATGGTGCTTTTCTCGCGGGCGATCCTACAAAACACACCCGGAGCGACGATCATCGCCGAGGTGAAATGCTCGCAGCGGCTGTTTGATGACATCGCTTCGCACGGTGGCAACGCCATAATGTGGAAGGCCGGCCACTCGCTCATCAAGGCAAAGATGAAGGAGACGAATGCCGCCCTCGCCGGCGAGATGAGCGGCCATATCTTCTTTGCTGACAGGTTTTACGGCTTTGACGACGCTACCTACGCTGCCTGCCGCGTGCTCGAGATCCTCTCAAAGACCGACAAACCTCTATCAGAACTCCTCGCCGATCTGCCGCCCACATTCTCGACGCCCGAGCTCCGCGTCGATTGCCCCGACGAAGCCAAATTCGACGTCGTAAATCGCGTAGCCAAACACTTTACGGCCACGCACGAGGTGATAACCATCGACGGCGCACGCATACTCTTCGACCACGGCTGGGGCCTCGTCCGAGCCTCAAACACCCAAGCCATCCTCGTCCTCCGCTTCGAAGCCGACTCGCCCGAGGCATTGAATGAGATCCGCGAGACAGTCGAGAGCCAGTTGGCAGTAGCGCTAGGCAGGCCTAAGACCTAA